In Actinomycetota bacterium, the genomic window AAAGTCCTTCCGGCAGCTTCGGCTACAACTCTTTCATCGGCATTGAAAATACTGCATTCGTCCAGAACCATCATTATATCTGAGCCTATATCCAGCTGCATTTTTATTACTTTCTCAGGTGTAAAAAAATGGCTGGAACCATCAATTATTGATTTGAATTCAACTCCGTCATCTTTAATCTTCCTTATATCGCTTAAGCTGAAAACCTGAAAGCCTCCGCTGTCAGTAAGAATACTCCTGCTCCATGAAGAAAACTTATGAATCCCACCGGCTTTTTTAATTATTTCTATGCCCGGAGAAAGATAGATATGATACAGATTTGAAAGAATTATCATACAGCCCATATCATCAAGCTGCTCCTTAAGAACTGCTTTTACCGAGGCTTTCGTTCCGACAGGCATGAAAACCGGGGTTTCAATTATCCCTCTCGGACTATTTATTCTGCCGATTCTTGCATAACTTCCGGCATCTTTTTTTAATACCTCAAAATAATTATTCATCATCACTGAATTAACATACAGTCCCCGAGACTGTAAAATCTGTATTTTTCTCTTATTGCTTCTTCGTATGCGTTCATTAGGCTTTCTCGCCCGGCAAATGCACTGATCATAGCAATAAGTGTTGATTTTGGTAAGTGAAAATTAGTTATTATTTTATCGACTATCTTAAAATCATATCCGGGATATATAAAAAGATCAGTATTTCCCTTATAAGCTTTCAATCTTCCGAACCTGCTCATAATGGTTTCAAGAACTCTCACGGTCGTTGTTCCTACCGCAACAACTTTGCCTCCTTTTTTTATCGAATGCTCTATTTTTCTTACATTTGCTGCCGTTATGGAAAACTCTTCAGAATGTATCTTGTGATTTTCTATGTCTTTTTCCTTTACAGGCTTGAAAGTATCAAGACCGATATTTAATCTGACTCTTGCAATCATTATTTCATTTTTCTTTAATTGCCTTAAAATTTTTTTTGTAAAATGCAGCCCTGCAGTCGGCGCGGCAGTAGAACCTTCGCTTTTTGCATAAATAGTCTGGTAAAAATTTTCATCAAACTCCCGGTTTCTTATATAGGGAGGCAGCGGCATAACTCCGTAGGAAGATATGATATCAGAAACATTTTTATTAAAACCTGCCAGAGCCCTGCCGTCTTCCATTTTTTTTTCTACTATAAAAAACACATTATTTTCCCTGCTTAAGAATACTTTTGTTTCCCGGGAAAGCCTTTTAAAAGGTTTGAGAAGCACAAGTGCTTTTTTGTCTGATATCTTTTTTAGTATAAAACACTCTATACCGGCTGATGTTTTCTCTTTTTCTCCAAACAGCCTGCATTTCATTACTTTGGAATCATTGATTACAAGCACATCGCCTGCTTTTAAATAGTCGATTATATTATAAAAATAATCATGTTTTGTTTTTCCGGTATTTTTATCAAGAACAAGCATCCTTGCTTTTTCCCGCTCACTCAGAGGACTTTGGGCAATAAGTTCATTTGGAAGATTGTAGTTAAAAAGATCAATATCCATGCAGGCTTAAAATAATGTTTTGTTTTCAAGTGGTTTTTTAACACCAAGATGTTTGAAGCTTCTGTCTGTTGCGACTCTTCCTTTTGAAGTTCTTTTTATAAAGCCTATCTGCAGAAGGTAGGGTTCATATACATCTTCAATAGTATTAACTTCTTCCCCTATGGAGATGGCAATTGTTCCAACTCCTACAGGTCCGCCATTAAATTTATTTATGATTGTGTCCAGTATTTTTTTATCGATTATATCAAGACCGAGAGGATCTATATCCATTTTTTCAAGCGCTCTTTCAGCAATATCAAGATCGATATTGCCGCTGCCATATGCAATAGCATGATCCCTTACTCTCTTTAGCAGTCTGTTCGCAATTCTTGGAGTTCCTCTTGATCTTTTGGCAATAGAATGCGCTCCGTCATCAGATATTTTTAATCCCAGTATTCTGGAAGATCTTGTTATTATCCTGATCAGATCCGGTACCTTATAGTAATCAAGTCTCAGATTTACACCAAACCTGTCTCTTAAGGGAGAGGCAAGAAGACCTGTTCTTGTAGTCGCCCCGATTATGGTAAAAGGCGCAATATCAATTCTTATGGATTTTGCAGACGGACCCTTGCCGATAATTATATCCAGTTTGTAATCTTCCATTGCGGGATAAAGGATTTCCTCAACAGTTCTGCTGAGCCTGTGAATCTCATCAATAAAAAGAACGTCGAACTGTTCAAGATTTGTAAGTATTGCGGCAAGATCACCAGCCCTTTCAATGGCTGGACCAGAAGTTATCTTAAAGCTAACACCGATTTCATTTGCGATTATTTCCGCAAGACATGTTTTACCTAGTCCCGGAGGACCTGAAAGAAGGACATGATCGAGAGGTTCGCTTCTTTTTCTGGCAGAATCTATAAATATCCTCAGATTTTCTATAATCTTTTCCTGACCGATGAATTCAGATATCTGTTTTGGCCTGAGACTTTTATCAAGTTCAAAATCTTCTACTTTTACTTTTGCATCAAGCTCCCCCGAAACATCTTTTTTTTCTGAGGACACCTTTTCATTAATGCTTATTTTAAACCTCCCTAAGGACTTCTTTTAAAATATCCTCTATGTTTTTTTCCTTTACAGCCTCTGCATTTATTTTTGAAATTGCTTTTGCTATTTCACTACCGGAATAACCAAGCGTTTTTAAGACTTCCCTGATTTCCTCTATTTTATCAGAACCTGTTTCACCAAATACATTATAAGGAATGGTGCTTTCCCTGAATTTTCCACGTAGTTCAAGAATTATCCTTTCAGATAATTTTTTCCCTATTCCCGGGACTCTTTTTAGCATCTCAGACTGTTTTGATTCAATCAGTCTTGAAATTTCTTCTGTATTATATATTGATAAAGCGCTTAAGGCAATTTTGACAGACACTCCCGAAACAGATGACAGCTTAAGGAATACCTCTTTTTCTTCAATGCTGTTAAATCCTATCAGCGTAACTGCGTCTTCCCTTACATGCATATACGTATCAATGCATATTTCACTCCCTATATCAGGCAATTTTTCATACGTTTTTGCTGAAATAAGTATTTCAAAACCGATACCGAAAGTTTCAATCAAAATCCTGGCAGGATTTTTAGATATTAAATTACCTTTTATTTTTGAAATCATCTGATTAAAATGCTTTTTTAATTTTTTTATAGAAATTGCTGCTGTTTGCATGACAGACTGCGATTGCCAGGCTGTCCCAGGCATCATCCTTTTTTGGAACAAAGCTGTTTTCTTTTATTTTCAGAATTACCTTTATCATGTACTTTATCTGTTCCTTGCTTGCTCTTCCATAACCTGTAATTGCCTGCTTGACTTCAAGAGGAGTATATTCATATATTTCCATATTATTTAAAAATGCCGCCAGCAATACAGTTCCTCTTGCCTGCCCTACATTCATGGCAGTTTTGGCATTGGCAGCAAAAAAAAGTTCTTCAATCGCAAGACAGGATGGTTCGCATTTTTGAATAACCTCGCTAATACCCTCGTATATCTCTGATAATCTTTGCGGGATTTTTTTATTTTTTGACGTAATAATACAATCACAAAAAATAATTTTGTAAGAAGACGAATCAGAAATGTCTATGACGCTTACCCCTGTTGTTTCAAGTCCGGGATCTATTCCCAGGATCCTTTTGTTTTTTAAATCCATCTTCTTTATACATTAACTGATTTCGTCAGCCATTTCATCTTCAATTTCAAGATTAGTATATACATTTTCAACATCATCATAATCATCCAGAGCGTTTATTATTCTTAGCGCTTTTTCAGTTTCATCTTTTGATAGTTTTAATGTTGATTGCGGTATAAGAAGAACATCGGTGAATTTTACATCTATTTTATTTGCAATTAATTTTTCCTTTACATTGCTCACTTCTGAAGGTTCGACTGCGATTTCATATGACTCGTCGGTTTCTTCAATATCTTCGGCTCCGCTGTCTATGGCTGTCAGCATAAATTCATCATAATCATTAACTGAATCCTTGCTGACAGTTATTATGCCTTTTTTGTCAAACATCCAGGCCACGCATCCCGACTCACCCAGACTACCGTTGTTTCTACTGAATATGCTTCTTATGTCTGCAGCAGTTCTGTTCTTGTTTTCCGTTGTTACATCAACCATTACGGCAATTCCTCCGGGTCCGTAACCTTCATAGGTAATTCTCTCAAATTTTACACCTTCCATTTCCCCGGTGCCTTTTTTTATTGCCCTTTCAATATTATCCTGAGGAAGGTTATACTCTTTTGCTTTTGCAAGAGCATTTGCAAGGGCATTATTATTATTAGGATCACCGCTGCCGCCTTCTCTTGCAGCAATCGATATCATTCTTGCAAGTTTGCCGAAGATATTCCCTTTCTTTGCATCTTCTTTTGCCTTTTTATGTTTAATCGAGTGCCATTTTGAATGTCCAGACATATTCTGCTCCCTTTTTATTTATTTAAAACCATATCTAAAAATATTCATGAGTCTTTAAATCTTCCTGCAGTTCAGGGTGGAAAAAGCTTACGAATAATGTTTTTCTGTCTTATTAAAATAACATTATCATTAATTTTTGAAAGAATATCAAATTCAGGCCCAATACTGATGATTGTCTTTTTCCATTTTTTAATATCTTTACCTGATGGATAATTACCATCCTCTTTGAGCCAACAGTTCTTCTTTTGGGATTTTAGATATTTCCAGGCCGCTCATCGGGTTTCCAAGCCCTGTGGACACTTTAGCAAGCAATTCAGGATTATTAAAATGAGTAACGGCATCTACTATTGCTTTTGCCATCTTTAAAGGGTTTTCGGACTTGAAAATTCCTGAACCAACAAAAATCCCGTCAGCACCCAGCTGCATTATCATTGCCGCATCAGCAGGAGTTGCAATACCTCCGGCAGAGAAATTAACAACGGGCAGTTTGCCGTTTTCCTTTACATACATTATTAATTCATATGGAGCGCCGAGTTCTTTGGATACGGTCATCATTTCTTCCCTGGGCATTGCCGATATTCTTCCAATATCGTCTTTTATTGTTCTCATGTGTCTTACTGCCTCTACCACATTACCTGTACCTGGTTCTCCTTTTGTTCTTATCATTGCCGCACCTTCACCTATCCTTCTTAATGCTTCAGCAAGATTTGTTGCTCCGCATAAGAACGGAACTTTGAAGTCCCATTTGTTCACATGATATTTTTCATCAGCAGGCGTCAGTACTTCGCTCTCATCTATATAATCGATTCCTATGGATTCAAGAATCTGTGCTTCGGTAAAATGACCTATTCTGCATTTTGCCATTACAGGTATTGTTACGGCATCCATTATTTTTATAATTATTTCAGGGTCTGTCATTCTGGCAACTCCGCCTGCCGCTCTGATATCAGCAGGTATTCTCTCAAGAGCCATAACTGAAACCGCTCCTGCTTCTTCTGCAATTTTAGCCTGCTCAACAGTGGTAACGTCCATAATCACTCCGCCCTTGAGCATATCTGCAAGCCCTGTCTTTACTTTTAGAGTTCCTTTCTCCATTACTTGTTTCCTCCTATTTAATTATGTTTAATTCCAACTCCCAGAGACATCAAATCAAGTCTTTTTATTCTTTCTTCTATAGGCGGATGGGTGCTGAATAAATTTGCAAACAAAGATCTTTCTTCCTTTTTTACCGGATCCGATATAAAAAGATGGGCAACAGCATTGCCTGCTCCCTCTACCTTGCTGTTTGCAGATATTTTTCTTAATGCATTGGCAAGACCGGCGGGATATCTTGATATCAGAGCGCCGTTGCTGTCTGCAAGATACTCTCTGCTCCTGCTGACAGCAAGCCTTATTATCGTACCTATTAAAGGCGATAGCAATACAAGTATTATACCGGCTGCAAACAGAACAGGTGCAAGTATTCCTCCTGCTGCCCCGTTTCTGGAATCAGATCTTCTTCTTGAGCCGCCAAAGAAAAAATTTCTCAGCAATATATTGCTGATAAGCGATAACATGCCGACAAACACAACAAGAATAGTGCCAAGCAATATATCATAGTTTTTTATGTGTGATATCTCATGAGACATC contains:
- the ruvC gene encoding crossover junction endodeoxyribonuclease RuvC — protein: MDLKNKRILGIDPGLETTGVSVIDISDSSSYKIIFCDCIITSKNKKIPQRLSEIYEGISEVIQKCEPSCLAIEELFFAANAKTAMNVGQARGTVLLAAFLNNMEIYEYTPLEVKQAITGYGRASKEQIKYMIKVILKIKENSFVPKKDDAWDSLAIAVCHANSSNFYKKIKKAF
- a CDS encoding M48 family metallopeptidase, yielding MYQQIAANKAKSALAIIIFIVFIALVGFLIGYFLDSRYQTGGSYYSVFILIIAFVVSFISSFAAYFYSDKIVLQLTNARPVSREDDTRIYYMAEGLAIAAGIPKPKIYIIEEAGMNAFATGRNPNNSVIALTRGLIDNLNDEELKGVMSHEISHIKNYDILLGTILVVFVGMLSLISNILLRNFFFGGSRRRSDSRNGAAGGILAPVLFAAGIILVLLSPLIGTIIRLAVSRSREYLADSNGALISRYPAGLANALRKISANSKVEGAGNAVAHLFISDPVKKEERSLFANLFSTHPPIEERIKRLDLMSLGVGIKHN
- the ruvA gene encoding Holliday junction branch migration protein RuvA, translating into MISKIKGNLISKNPARILIETFGIGFEILISAKTYEKLPDIGSEICIDTYMHVREDAVTLIGFNSIEEKEVFLKLSSVSGVSVKIALSALSIYNTEEISRLIESKQSEMLKRVPGIGKKLSERIILELRGKFRESTIPYNVFGETGSDKIEEIREVLKTLGYSGSEIAKAISKINAEAVKEKNIEDILKEVLREV
- a CDS encoding YebC/PmpR family DNA-binding transcriptional regulator, with the translated sequence MSGHSKWHSIKHKKAKEDAKKGNIFGKLARMISIAAREGGSGDPNNNNALANALAKAKEYNLPQDNIERAIKKGTGEMEGVKFERITYEGYGPGGIAVMVDVTTENKNRTAADIRSIFSRNNGSLGESGCVAWMFDKKGIITVSKDSVNDYDEFMLTAIDSGAEDIEETDESYEIAVEPSEVSNVKEKLIANKIDVKFTDVLLIPQSTLKLSKDETEKALRIINALDDYDDVENVYTNLEIEDEMADEIS
- the pdxS gene encoding pyridoxal 5'-phosphate synthase lyase subunit PdxS, with protein sequence MEKGTLKVKTGLADMLKGGVIMDVTTVEQAKIAEEAGAVSVMALERIPADIRAAGGVARMTDPEIIIKIMDAVTIPVMAKCRIGHFTEAQILESIGIDYIDESEVLTPADEKYHVNKWDFKVPFLCGATNLAEALRRIGEGAAMIRTKGEPGTGNVVEAVRHMRTIKDDIGRISAMPREEMMTVSKELGAPYELIMYVKENGKLPVVNFSAGGIATPADAAMIMQLGADGIFVGSGIFKSENPLKMAKAIVDAVTHFNNPELLAKVSTGLGNPMSGLEISKIPKEELLAQRGW
- the ruvB gene encoding Holliday junction branch migration DNA helicase RuvB gives rise to the protein MSSEKKDVSGELDAKVKVEDFELDKSLRPKQISEFIGQEKIIENLRIFIDSARKRSEPLDHVLLSGPPGLGKTCLAEIIANEIGVSFKITSGPAIERAGDLAAILTNLEQFDVLFIDEIHRLSRTVEEILYPAMEDYKLDIIIGKGPSAKSIRIDIAPFTIIGATTRTGLLASPLRDRFGVNLRLDYYKVPDLIRIITRSSRILGLKISDDGAHSIAKRSRGTPRIANRLLKRVRDHAIAYGSGNIDLDIAERALEKMDIDPLGLDIIDKKILDTIINKFNGGPVGVGTIAISIGEEVNTIEDVYEPYLLQIGFIKRTSKGRVATDRSFKHLGVKKPLENKTLF
- the queA gene encoding tRNA preQ1(34) S-adenosylmethionine ribosyltransferase-isomerase QueA — encoded protein: MDIDLFNYNLPNELIAQSPLSEREKARMLVLDKNTGKTKHDYFYNIIDYLKAGDVLVINDSKVMKCRLFGEKEKTSAGIECFILKKISDKKALVLLKPFKRLSRETKVFLSRENNVFFIVEKKMEDGRALAGFNKNVSDIISSYGVMPLPPYIRNREFDENFYQTIYAKSEGSTAAPTAGLHFTKKILRQLKKNEIMIARVRLNIGLDTFKPVKEKDIENHKIHSEEFSITAANVRKIEHSIKKGGKVVAVGTTTVRVLETIMSRFGRLKAYKGNTDLFIYPGYDFKIVDKIITNFHLPKSTLIAMISAFAGRESLMNAYEEAIREKYRFYSLGDCMLIQ